TGATTGAATTCCTTCTTCTAGTTTTATTCTTACTTTACCATTGATTGCTTCGATATCTTTAGAGATTCCAAGGACCGCTTCGGCAAAACTGATGTATAAATCATAATGTAAATTCTCTCCTTCACGTTTCAAGAATTCATGTTCTAGCTCTTCAATAGCTACAATTAAATCTCCTGGAACACTGTTCCCTGGAGCATCATTTCCTTTATTAGAAACTTTCAATTGCATTCCGTCTACTACTCCAGCAGGAATTTTTATTGATACAGTTTCATCTTCAAGAATCATTCCTTGAGAATCCGCTTCAGATGGTTTTTTATCTAAAATTTGACCAGAACCACCACAAGTTGGACAAGTGGAAGCTGATTGCATTCTACCCAAAATTGTATTGGTCACACGCATCACCTGCCCTTGACCATTACAGGTAGAACAAGTTTTATACGATACGCCAGGCGCTTGTACTTTACGTTTTACTTTTACTTTTTTCTCTACACCATTTGCAATTTCTTCCAAAGTTAATTTCACTTTGATACGAAGATTGCTACCTTTGGTTCTGCGTTGACCTCCGCCACCGCCTCCAAATCCGCCACCACCACCAAAGGCGCTACCGAAGATATCTCCAAATTGACTGAAGATATCATCCATATTCATTCCGCCATGATGACCACCTCCACCAAAACCTCCTGAACCATCAAAAGCTTGATGACCATATTGGTCGTATTTTGCTTTTTTATTTGGATCACTTAAAATTTCGTAAGCTTCAGCAGCTTCTTTAAATTTATCTTCTGCCGATTTGTCTCCAGGGTTTTTGTCAGGATGAAACTCTAACGCTTTTTTTCTGTAGGCTTTCTTTATAGCTGCAGCATCTGCACCTTTAGAAATACCTAATATCTCGTAAAAATCTTTTTTCATTTTTTTGTTTTTCAATGGTATAGAAGCGAAAAAAATATTCCTCTACTATTGTCCTATTACAACTTTTGGAAAACGAATAATCTTATCTCCCAATTTATATCCTTTTTCAAGAACATCAACAATTTTACCTTTCATTTTATCATTAGGAGCCGGAATCTGAGTGATTGCTTCAGCAAAATCAGCATCAAATGCATCACCTGCTTTTAAATCTACTTGTTCCAATCCTTTTGCTACTAAAGTACTTTTCAGTTTTTCATGAATAAGCTCAACCCCTTTCATCATTAGCTCATCGTCTGATTTAGCTATTTCTATAACAGCTCTGTCAAAATCATCCAAAACAGGAAGCATCGCTAATAAAACTTCTTGATTTGCTGTTTTAAACAACTCAATACGCTCTTTAGTAGTTCTACGTTTGTAATTTTCAAATTCAGCAAACAATCGTAAATACTTATCTTTTTCTTTTGCTAAATCTTGCGTTAATTGCTCTTCAACACTTAATTCTTCAGCAATCACTTGCTCGTCATTAGCGTTAGTATCTGGAGTTACATCTTCAATTTTTGGATCCATTTCTGTGTTATCAGTAGCCATATTGCCCTTATTTTTAAAAATATTCTTAAAGTTCATTTTTTTCACTTTTCTTTGAATTGCAAAAGTACTGCCAAATCTTATAAAATGTCAAATTGTCATTCTTTAATTTGACGAAACTTATTTTCAGAACTATTTTAGTTCAAATAAATTCCTATCAAAATATAAATTTTAATATAATTTTAAGACTATTACGTTTTAGTTTCTATAAGTTTGTTACTGGTTCTGATCTAAAAAATTTAAGGTTAGTTTCTAAATAATTATTAATTCGTGATTACCTTATATTAAAAAAAGCTTTGTTTACTAAAACAAAGCTTTTTTTTATGTTACAAAGTCGTTATAATAACGCTTCCTTCAGTCCTTCAAAGTCTATTGAAACTTGCTCCCCAGTCACTAAGTTTTTAAGCGAAAATAGATTTGATTCTATCTCCTTTTCTCCCGCAATTACCGCAAAAGGAATATTTCGTTTATCAGCATGTTGAAACTGTTTTGCCATTTTTACATTATCAGGGTACAACTCTACCTTTATTCCCGAAGCCCTTAATCGCTTAATCGCTTTCATGGCATAAAAAGCTTCATTATCACCATAATTAATAAATAAAGCTTTAGTGGTTGCAGTTACCGTTTCTGGAAATAAATTGAGTTCTTCTACAACCAAATAAATTCGGTCTAAACCAAAAGAAATACCAACACCACTCATGTTTTTTAATCCAAAAATTCCAGTCAAATCGTCATAACGTCCACCACCACCAATAGACCCCATAGCAACTGTCTTTGGCGGAGCTACTTCAAAAATAGCACCCGTATAATAATTAAGTCCTCTTGCTAAAGTGACATCCAAATCTAAAATTGCTGTCGATAATCCAAGCGTCATAACATTATCACAAATAAAACGCAATTCTTCCACTCCTTTCATTCCTTCAGCAGAAGACACTAAAAGTTGGGATAATTTTTCAATTTTTTCAGAAATCGTTCCGGTAAAATTAAACAAAGGCTGTACTTTTTCAATAGCTACTTCATCAATTCCTTTTTCGATCATTTCCTTTTTTACGCCATCCTCACCTATTTTGTCTAGTTTATCCAAAGCAACAGTAAAGTCAATCAATTTATCCGATGCACCGATTACCTCAGCTATTCCAGATAATATTTTTCGATTATTGATTTTAACAGTTACTCCTTCTAAACCCAAAGCGGTAAAAACAGTATCGTAAAGTTGTACCAATTCTACTTCTTGCCATAACGATTTTGAACCCACCACATCAGCATCACATTGAAAGAACTCTCTAAAACGGCCTTTTTGAGGACGATCAGCTCGCCAAACTGGTTGTATTTGATATCTTTTAAAAGGAAATTCAATATCATTTTGATGTTGCACCACGTATCTTGCAAATGGTACTGTTAAATCATAACGCAACGCTTTCTCAGAAATACTTGAAGTTAATTTAGTACTGTCTTTATTTTCTAAATGAGTTGTATTGGCTTTAGCCAAATAATCTCCAGAATTCAATATTTTAAAAATTAATCGATCGCCCTCTTCTCCATATTTACCCATCAAGGTATCTGAGTTTTCAAAAGAAGGTGTTTCTATGGGCTGAAAACCAAATTTCTCAAAATTACTTTTAATAATTTGTATAATATATTGACGTTTCGCCACCTCTGTTGGTGAAAAATCTCTTGTCCCTTTTGGAATGCTTGGTTTTGATGCCATTACTATAAGTTATGAATTTTAAATTATGAATTATGAATTTTAAATTAGAGGCGATTTTTAAAAATCGCAATCTTTAATTCAAAATTCATAATTGGTGCTGCAAATATCTTATTTTTAAAATAAATATTCCATCTTCTAAAACAAACTTGTAACAAAAATTGTATTTTCGTGTCAAACTAGTATGATGCTAAATTTATTCAAAGAAAATGTTCGGATTGCAGTAGGTTCAATTAGAACTCAATTATTACGTACAACACTAACCGTTTTAATCATTGCTATAGGAATCACCGCTTTAGTAGGAATACTAACTGTTGTATCTGCATTAGAAAA
The Flavobacterium sp. WC2421 genome window above contains:
- a CDS encoding nucleotide exchange factor GrpE gives rise to the protein MNFKNIFKNKGNMATDNTEMDPKIEDVTPDTNANDEQVIAEELSVEEQLTQDLAKEKDKYLRLFAEFENYKRRTTKERIELFKTANQEVLLAMLPVLDDFDRAVIEIAKSDDELMMKGVELIHEKLKSTLVAKGLEQVDLKAGDAFDADFAEAITQIPAPNDKMKGKIVDVLEKGYKLGDKIIRFPKVVIGQ
- the hisS gene encoding histidine--tRNA ligase; translation: MASKPSIPKGTRDFSPTEVAKRQYIIQIIKSNFEKFGFQPIETPSFENSDTLMGKYGEEGDRLIFKILNSGDYLAKANTTHLENKDSTKLTSSISEKALRYDLTVPFARYVVQHQNDIEFPFKRYQIQPVWRADRPQKGRFREFFQCDADVVGSKSLWQEVELVQLYDTVFTALGLEGVTVKINNRKILSGIAEVIGASDKLIDFTVALDKLDKIGEDGVKKEMIEKGIDEVAIEKVQPLFNFTGTISEKIEKLSQLLVSSAEGMKGVEELRFICDNVMTLGLSTAILDLDVTLARGLNYYTGAIFEVAPPKTVAMGSIGGGGRYDDLTGIFGLKNMSGVGISFGLDRIYLVVEELNLFPETVTATTKALFINYGDNEAFYAMKAIKRLRASGIKVELYPDNVKMAKQFQHADKRNIPFAVIAGEKEIESNLFSLKNLVTGEQVSIDFEGLKEALL
- the dnaJ gene encoding molecular chaperone DnaJ, translated to MKKDFYEILGISKGADAAAIKKAYRKKALEFHPDKNPGDKSAEDKFKEAAEAYEILSDPNKKAKYDQYGHQAFDGSGGFGGGGHHGGMNMDDIFSQFGDIFGSAFGGGGGFGGGGGGQRRTKGSNLRIKVKLTLEEIANGVEKKVKVKRKVQAPGVSYKTCSTCNGQGQVMRVTNTILGRMQSASTCPTCGGSGQILDKKPSEADSQGMILEDETVSIKIPAGVVDGMQLKVSNKGNDAPGNSVPGDLIVAIEELEHEFLKREGENLHYDLYISFAEAVLGISKDIEAINGKVRIKLEEGIQSGKILRLKGKGIPSINGYGSGDLLVHVNVWTPKTLNKEQKQFFEKNIDNENFVPNPEKSDKSFFEKVKDMFS